Below is a window of Tolypothrix bouteillei VB521301 DNA.
AAGTTATAATCAGTCTCTCTTATATACCCTATCTGTTCTATGGTTGACAGAATTTTATAGTGATTTTCTTAAGCTTCAAGAGAGAAATCTACCTATTTCTATAGATGCGAAATTTACTTTTTAGTACTTATCTAACTAAATTCAGGGTAAGCTTGCCTTACCCTTTAAAGCTTTACCCTGATGACAGCATCTAAACGTTAATCAATAGAGATTGTTTGTGGTCCACTTGCTTTACCATTATGTGCTTGAGTGGGAGCAGAAGTGTAAGTATTTGTACCTAATTGCTGGGAAAGCCAACTTTTAACAGGGTCATCTGCAAGATTAAGTTTTAGTACCCCAGACACAAATCCACCCATAAACGACATTGGGTGTTGGGTAAGTTGTTTAAATATTGGTGTTAATTCTTCAAGGAACATTACGAATCTCCAAGTATTGTAGTTAAAAATAAGAGGTTGGGAACTAGGGGCTTGGGTAGAGGAAGAGGAAGACCCTGACCCTCAATCCGGTGGCTCCGCCTCTTGTATTTAGTCAAGTAGTAAAACAGGTAGGGCTAAAGCCCACCAATACCATACTACGCGGGTATTTTGCCAGAAGGTCGAGGGAAAGCCTCGTAAGCTGAATTCCCAGGTTCTACCTGGGAACGAGAGATAGGCTCGCAGGGGTAGTAGTACTCCTAAACCCTAACCTCTAACCCCTCTCATTATTTTGTTCCGGCATCATGCATTTGTCTGAATCACATCCCGCAGGTCCGGCTTCCATTAACTCACCAAAATCATAGTTACTTAAAACACCATGAAAATCATCTGTTTTACGACGCATTTCGACTTCCTTCATAAATCGATCGTATTGCTCTTTTGAAATTGGCTCAAAAGGTAAGCGAGGGAAAGTTTGGAGATCGTCAAATCTGGCTAGCAGTGCAGCACTCATGTAACCTTCATCATCTCTGATGGCTTCATATATCCGCGTTCCCAAAGCTTCCACTTCATTTTCTCGGAGTTCAATGGTTGCCGAAGTGTTGTGTGTAACATAGAACTTTTGGACTTGCATATAAAAATCCGTTTGGGCGAGGGCGCTAAATTGACTGATGTCGATTTCATCAGCACCTGGTAAATCCGCCCAAAGTACAGAGACTGGAATCTCCACAAGCCATTCACTGACTCGCGGATCGAAGGGATCGTGCAACAAATTACCCTGTTCGTCTTTATCGGATTGGGAGGGAATGACATTGTAGCCGTAGTCAATACAAGCTAAAGCAACAGGGTCATTTTTACGGAAGGTGATCCGCCGCAAAAATCTTTGTGCTTTAGGTGGATGCCATCCCGGACTTGCACCTGTTAATAAGGATTTAGTACCGCTAGGTTGAACAGTAGTACAGCGGTTGGGGCGTTTCAGACCGTGGCGATCGCAGTAATCCCAAACAACACGATGAACGGTATCTTTCCAGAAACTTAGGTATTCCTGTTCTCGACGCTTAAATGCCAATCCTTGAGTTGTTTCCGGTCTTCCTTCTGCCCACCAACGCAACCAATCAACGCCAAAAGCACGGACAAAGAAATCAAATAACCCCGTGAAAGAAACACCCACAATAGGATCTAATTCACGGCTGTACTGATAGCGGGTTTCAAGAAACTTGTGGTGCAAAAGTGATGCAACAGAAAGAGATCCTGCTGTAAAAGCTTCTTCTTGTTCTTTGTAGTTCAGTGGATCGATTTGATTTAAGTGGATCTCCGATAAATTACAGTGGAAATTGCTACCTATAATTTCCATATTTGTTATCCTAAAGGCTTTTTATCCTCTAGTTCTGGAGGTTTTCCTCATACCCATAACAGGGATACAACTGGTTAATTCCAATTCAGTTCAGCATATCTTTTCTACCATAGGGTAGCCGGAGACTCGTGAGGGTATTATATTCTTGTCAGTTCTCAGTCATAAATTTTTACTGTTTGCTGAAAAGTTTCAACCCCTATGCGTTGCACTGCCAAAAGACTTTTAAATCTCAAGATTAGCTCAGGATTAGCATGCGGGAGAAGTGAGTTTTCTAACCGTTTAGCTTTCCCTGAATTTCCCCGGTTTTTTACGTGAGGCAAAATTATCTACCACACGGATTCAAGCCGAATCGAGCTAAACGATGTTCTAGCTCACTTTGAGAGATGTGAGGATATTTCTCCTGCAACCAAGCTTCTGCTTTTCCTTCTGCATAAGCCTTCAGAAAATCGACTCTTCGATCTTGAGTCACAAGTAGGTCGCAGTTAGCTCTAGCTACAGCTTCACCAGCCCATTGAATTGCACCTTCACCACTGTAGTATTGTTTGCGGACAGCATCAATACATTCTTCTAATGTAGGTTTGTAATGAAAGACTCTGCTATGGTTTGCCATCCTGAGTGCATCCCGTTCTGGATCGATGCGCCAGTTACCATTTTCGTCTTGCTGCCAAAGATTGGATTTTGCATCTGCAAATAAGCGATCGTCGCCAGAGCCTTGACGAATTCCAGCAGATCTACGGATATTACCTGCAACAATTGTTACAGCAGCTTCATCAATCAACAAACAGCATTCAACTGAATTTAACTGTCTTCCTACAGCTTTATTTAAAATCAATGCACAACGCTCGTAAAGCCCAGGCAATTTGACGGGATTGGCAACTCCTCCAAAGCCGTTCAGCCGCTCTCCTGCTTGACGTACATCACTAATATCGACAATCACTTGAACTTCTCGTGTAAACCGTTCATCTGTTGAGAGTTCCAACAATCTTTGATAAGACTGTACCCAACCTTGGCGGCTATCGCCAACATAAATTGTTACAAGATTGTTCTCTATTTTAACTTCTGTCTCCTCACGTCGGTGCTCGGGAAGGGTACTGCCAATTTCTCCTTGGACTGTGACAGATAGGCGATTGCGAATGGGAGGAAGTTGGTTGATGTATTTCGGTTCTAGAACAGCTCCAGTCCCACAGCCCATCATCGCTAAGTCCATCATTAAACCAAAAGCACTCCAATCCACAGCATTAGTTGATGTGCAATTGTAAGCTCCAGAAAAATTCTTTTGCTGCAGTAACCAGTTTGTACCTCCAACCCACAACCATCTTCCACTTGGTAATGCTTTTAAATTTCGCTGCATCCGTTCCAGGATCTCAGCCTCTTCTGGCAGAAGCTTACCCAATTCAATTAAACCCGATAAAGTGCGATCGCACACTTGCTCCCAAGTTTCTCTCACTCCACCCTCTTTACGGCGGCTGTAAGTTCTAAAAAACACTGGGTTAGCTGCAGGGGCGGTTTCCGGAAATTGGGCATTCTTTAGTCGTTCTCTTTCTAGCTCACGAACCATAATGAAGTCTTGTTGCTTGCTGACACAGATTACGACTATACGCTAACTGAATGAGAGGGTAAAGATTGCAAAATTTATGAATTTACGCTAAGTCTAAGGATATACTCAATGTTACTAGCACCTGATACTCAATCCGCTTTTTTCCCTAACGATTAGAAATCGTGGCTATACAAACGAAGTCCGCCTTCGCGGACTCAACGATCAAAGCCCTAACGATTAGAAATCGTGGCTATACAAACGAAGTCCGCCTTCGCGGACTCAACGATCAAAGCCCTAACGATTAGAAATCGTGGCTATACAAACGAAGTCCGCCTTCGCGGACTCAACGATCAAAGCCCTAACGATTAGAAATCGTGGCTATACAAACAAAGTTCGCCTTCGCGGACTCAACGATCAAAGCCCTAACGATTAGAAATCGTGGCTATACAAACAAAGTTCGCCTTCGCGGACTCAACGATCAAAGCCCTAACGATTAGAAATCGTGGCTATACAACCGAAGTCCGCCTTCGCGGACTCGATGATAAAAGGAATTCCCTTTGACACTCTCTGCCCTAAAGAGTCAGAGATTCTTAAGACTTTTCAGTCTTAATATCCGTACTAATAGGGTTCCTAGGCTCATTACGTTTGCCACAAGGGCGTAATGATATCTCCTCAAGGATGTTTCAGGCGTATACTTTCTCCCAGTCCGGGAGTAGGTTTTAACGTCTTGTACTGACAAGACTAGGATATCATGACTGTCCCTTTAGGGACAGACCGCTCGCCTACATCCATCGTCTAAAGTACGGTTGAGCCTCTCGCCGTGCTACGAGGCTCAACCTCAATGGTTTTGGCTCGCTCGATTACTTATAAGCTGTTTCACTTGGTTACTACTCATTGTTGTTGGAGGATAGTTGGAAAATCTTGCGCCATGGCGATCGCCCCTTGCTCGTGCTCTTCATCGCAATCGCAGCGAGCCTCATTCGCGATATTTCCAATTAGCAACCGTTCAAGGTGATGGACGTCCAGCCAACCGTACTGTTGTGTTCCGGGGATTTCTTGACGACACCAACCAGCTAAAAATTATTACTGATACGCGAAGTCAAAAATTTGACCAAATAAAGAATCGGGCTTGGGGAGAAGCTTGCTGGTATTTTACAAGCACCCGCGAGCAATTTCGTCTTGCAGGAGAATTGATACTTGTAGATGCCAATCATTTCGATCCAAAGATGCAAAAAGCCCGTCAGATGGCATGGCAAGAGATTTCAGACAACGCCCGCTTGCAATTCGCTTGGCCCGATCCCGGTGAACCGAGAAGCTCACAAGAGGCTTTCTCTCCATCACCTCCCGATTCAACTTTGCCTCTAGCCAATTTTTGTTTGTTACTGCTCGATCCCGTTAAAGTAGATCGTCTTGAATTACGAGGCGATCCCCA
It encodes the following:
- a CDS encoding Npun_F5749 family FMN-dependent PPOX-type flavoprotein — encoded protein: MENLAPWRSPLARALHRNRSEPHSRYFQLATVQGDGRPANRTVVFRGFLDDTNQLKIITDTRSQKFDQIKNRAWGEACWYFTSTREQFRLAGELILVDANHFDPKMQKARQMAWQEISDNARLQFAWPDPGEPRSSQEAFSPSPPDSTLPLANFCLLLLDPVKVDRLELRGDPQNRWCYLLDELQIWSVVEVNP